A single window of Haliotis asinina isolate JCU_RB_2024 chromosome 5, JCU_Hal_asi_v2, whole genome shotgun sequence DNA harbors:
- the LOC137284891 gene encoding uncharacterized protein has product MDSRCTGVFEDQYSRSVGTIVRAQSHYFYDTVRQIIGTSVIPRSETFTVGDYGCHDGSSSQDIVEYLLGVLRKHHGDKITVHIIYEDATSNDYNALVKNVNRNARESRNQKVFVSMCPTSFYRQCLPDATFNVILCFWSAHFMPRPVSYKDSLNKFPDGSRSECDAVAALASEAWQRFLLIRANEIKSGGHMLLIVPAEDTERKYGECSVHLQNLWVAITTVWRLLRDMQHVTQCEYEAANYPGYSRTEDELRAPFLDEASPVVKAGLRIKSLLIQHERIHIMQETGNTQDLDSSIPKFVSTIRSWTEYMFRQALSSRSSEYRRDLINSFYDLLVEYIKQQDMYTSEWDNIIAYIVIMKK; this is encoded by the exons ATGGACAGCAGATGTACGGGCGTCTTCGAAGACCAGTATTCCAGATCCGTCGGCACCATCGTCAGGGCTCAATCCCATTACTTTTATGACACAGTGCGTCAGATTATAG GCACTTCAGTCATCCCGAGGAGCGAGACTTTTACAGTTGGTGACTATGGATGTCACGACGGATCTTCATCCCAGGATATTGTGGAATATCTGCTAG GAGTCCTTAGGAAGCACCATGGCGACAAGATCACTGTTCACATAATCTACGAAGATGCTACCAGTAATGACTACAATGCCTTGGTTAAGAATGTCAACA GAAATGCGAGAGAGTCTCGAAACCAAAAAGTCTTCGTCTCCATGTGCCCCACCAGCTTCTACAGGCAGTGCCTTCCTGATGCTACCTTCAACGTCATCTTATGTTTTTGGTCTGCCCACTTTATGCCAAG GCCTGTGTCTTATAAGGATTCCTTGAATAAGTTTCCCGACGGCTCACGTTCTGAATGCGATGCTGTTGCTGCTTTGGCGTCAGAGGCATGGCAAAGATTTCTCCTCATCAGAGCAAATGAAATTAAAAGTg GCGGACATATGTTGCTGATCGTCCCTGCTGAAGATACAGAAAGGAAGTATGGAGAATGCAGTGTTCATTTACAAAACCTGTGGGTGGCTATTACGACTGTCTGGAGATTGTTAAGGGACATGCAGCACGTGACACAG TGTGAGTACGAGGCAGCCAACTACCCCGGCTACAGCAGAACTGAGGATGAACTACGCGCTCCATTCCTTGATGAAGCTTCCCCAGTTGTGAAGGCAGGGCTACGTATCAAGTCTCTTCTAATCCAACATGAACGCATACACATCATGCAAGAAACAG GGAACACACAAGATCTGGACAGTTCCATTCCTAAGTTCGTCTCTACAATTCGGTCCTGGACGGAATACATGTTCAGGCAGGCTCTGTCCAGTAGATCGTCCGAGTACAGACGTGACCTTATCAACTCATTCTATGACCTACTGGTTGAATACATCAAGCAACAGGACATGTACACTTCTGAGTGGGATAACATCATCGCATATATCGTCATCATGAAGAAATAG